The Maridesulfovibrio hydrothermalis AM13 = DSM 14728 DNA window CATAGACAGCCTGAAAGCTTTGCATGCCAATAATTTCGGTGAGCGCGATGAAGACGTTACTGAAGTGGTTATGAAAACCAAGCCCTGCAAAATCGGCGGGGAAGGCGTTGTTTCCGGTGCTCCGGCATCCACTGGTTACGCAGTCGGCCCTGTTTATGCTCATCTGGCAACTCTGCCGGAAGTGAAGCGGACAGAAATTTCCGACACCGCTGCGGAAGTTGCTCGCCTTGATCAGGCTCTTGCCGCTGCGCTTTCTGATATCCAGACTTTACAGCGCGAGACTGAAAAAACCGCAGGTAAGGCTAATGCCGCAATTTTCGAAGTACACGGCCTGATCCTCGGTGACAAAGACATGCGTGACAAGGCTGTATCTGTTATCTCTGATGAAAAAATCAATGCTGAATTCGCATGGCTTCAGGTTATGAATAAGATGGCCTCTGATTATCGCGAACTTGATGATAGTTACATGCAGGCCCGTGCCGCAGATGTTATGGATTGCGGGGGACGGGTGTTACGTGTGCTGACTGGAGAAGATGAACAGGCCATCAAGCTTGAACATGAATCCATCATTGTTGCTCATGACCTCACTCCTTCCGATGTTGCTGGAATGGATCCCGAAAAAGTTCTGGGAATTGTGACCGAAATCGGTGGGACAACTTCCCATGCCGCCATTTTATCCCGTTCTATGGGTATTCCTGCTGTCATCGGCACTGGTGAATGCTTCCAGCAGATCTCAAGTGGGCAGATTATCGCTTTGGATGGCTTCGAAGGCATGGTCTGGACTTCACCAGATCAGGCTAAGCTGGATGAAATTTCTACCAGACGCAACAAGTGGCTGGCTGAATGTGAAGAAGCTAAAGCCAAAGGGGCAGCTCCGGCCAAAACTAAGGACGGAACTGAAATCATGGTCATGGGTAATATCGGCAACCCTTCCGATGCTCACCGTGTAGCGGAATACGGCGCAGAAGGTGCAGGACTGTTCCGGACCGAATTCCTTTTTCAAGATCGCGATCAGGAACCGGATGAAAATGAACAGTTTGAATCATACGTCGAAGCAGCCAAGGCTATGAATGGCAATCCGGTCATCATCCGTACTTTGGATATAGGCGGTGACAAACCTGTTAAATATCTTGATACGCCGGTGGAGGATAACCCGTTTCTAGGTGAACGCGGAGTGCGCTTCTGCATGGCTCGTCCTGAACTTTTCCGCACTCAACTGCGTGCCTTGCTGCGTGCAGCCAGTGAAGAAAATATTTGGATTATGTTCCCCATGATTTCCGGAGTGGAGGAGCTTAACAATGTACTTGCGTTTCAGGATGAGGTCAGAAAAGGCCTTATGGCTGAGGGCATAAAAATTATTGATAAAGTCAAGACCGGAATTATGATTGAAGTTCCTTCTGCTGTAGCAGAAGCTGAAAAATTGGGCGCTATCTGTGATTTTTTCAGTATCGGTACCAATGACCTGACCCAGTATGTTATGGCGGCAGACCGTGGTAACAAGGCTGTTGCTGAAATTTGTGACAGTTTAAATCCCGCTGTATTACGTATGATTAAGATGACCTGTGACGCCGCTAAGACAACAGGAATAGAAGTTGGCATGTGCGGTGAACTGGCAGGTAACAGCAAAGCATCAGCGTTACTGCTCGGACTGGGACTGAATGAATTGAGCATGAGCGGGCCTTCCATACCTGAAGTAAAGGAAGCCATCCGTGCGGTGTCAATGAATGATTGCCATGCGCTGGCTGAAAAGGCACTGGCTGCAAATTCCGGCGATGAAGTGCGAGAACTGCTATAGTAACTAGGCGGTCAGCAAAGTTGGCTTTAAAACCAACTTTGCTGACAAATCAAAACAGCCAGACTGCTTACTGATAAAAACCCCAGACGCTGCAGAGTCAGAAATTGCGTAAATTTCATAATTGATGCGCGATGGCCCGTTTTTTTGTTTTGGTGTACCCTTTCTTTGATGTAAGCTCAAACAGCGGCTGCCCCTACCATACATGGATTAATGCATATTTTCGCTTCTTACTATTAGATCGATCTTTAATAGTCATTTAATAAACCCTTCTGCCAGATCTGGCTTGAGGTAAAGTTCTCTAAATGATTTGTGGTCGTTCAGCCCAAAACAGCTTGAAGCTCGTCACGGCTCATTTCACCAGAAATTATTTATATCAATACCTTAACTTGGGGGCTTACTTGGGGATCGGCAAGGGCAAACTTCATCCTTCTGCGCTTCACTCATGCTCAATCTCCCGATGCTTTTATGTAGCTTCCCCCCCCCTCTCAACTGGGATTTTTTACAAACCAGATAACAATTAAGGAAAATATCCGACAATCCACATAGATAACGGAAAAGGAAAATTTGAGCTTAATCAAACCTTTTCACTTTTTCGATTTTATGGAGAAGAGCATGGGGAAGGCAGATTTTGGAAAAGTAAAAGGGTGCTAGACTATTAATCTAACACCCTGTATTTACTCTGGTAGGCCACCAAGGACTTGAACCTTGAACCAACGGATTAAGAGTCCGCTGCTCTACCAATTGAGCTAGTGACCCATGTGGTGAGAAATCGGTTTAGATATCTTCTCACCGGATGTCAACAATATTTTTAAATTTTATCACAAAAAAGGCACATTAATGCGCTTAAAGTTACTTTTTTTATTTTTTTTCAGCTTTCTTCTTTCAATCGGAGCTATTTACCCGCAAACAGCTCTAACTGCCCAGAATAAGAATCCTAATCTGAGCACTACCTGGAAACTTTATCGCTTAAACCTCGAAGATCAAGCTACAGTCAGTTTGCAGACCGATGTTTTAGCGGCTTTAATCCTTGAAACAAAGAATGGCTGGTACACATATTCCCACAAGCCGGGAAAAATGGGCCAGCCCACCACGCTCAAAGCCAGCTTTATGCCGGGCAATATCGTGCTTACCCCCCTTTACCTGCCGGGTAAGCTTAAAGATGACCCTTTCAACAAAGGCAGCAAGATCGGCACGTATTCCGATCCTACTCCTATTTTTATTCCGGTCCCCTCCACTTCAAAGTCATTCACCTTGAAAACACAACTTTCACTGCTTATGTGCTCGCCGACCGCCTGCCAGCCCTTCAAAGCAGACCTTAACTTTCTAGGCATGGTAGTTTCACCGGACAAACTGCCCGAAGCCAATGCACAGGCATGGTGGCCGCAATTTGTTAAATCACGCTCAGGAGCAGATAAGGGAAAAATATCCCTCAAAAATATCACTGCCCAGATAAAAGCCGGCGCAAAACAAACAGTCAAAGCTGAATTGGAAAAAGAATCTCCTGCGCTAAGCACAGAAACAGTCGCTCCGGTTACTGGAAAAATGCCAGCTCCCCAACCGGCGCAGGGTTTCTCACTCACCGATTTAAAACCGCAATCTTTCACACCGGGCCTTGAGGTTACTGACCTTACTACAGCGATCCTATTCGGTTTGCTGGCTGGTTTTTTACTCAATTTCATGCCCTGCGTTCTTCCGGTCATCAGTCTGAAATTATCCACCCTGCTTGCCGGAGCGCAGCATTCAAGTGCAGATGAACAAAAACGTAGCTTCCGCGAACATAACATCTTTTTCGCCCTTGGCATCCTGCTCTACTTCGGCCTGCTGAGCGGTATACTGGGCTTCACGGGCATGGCATGGGGGCAGATTTTTCAAAAACCGCCCATTGTCATAGGGTTGACCGGAATTGTCTTTGCACTAAGTCTGAGCCTTTTCGGATTATTTAATCTCCCGGTAGTTGACTTAAAGATCGACAGCCACACCACCGGCCCACGCAGGCAGGCTCTTTTCACCGGAATACTTGCCACCCTGCTGGCTACTCCATGCAGCGGACCATTCCTCGGCGGAGTGCTCGGCTGGGCAATGGTACAGCAACATTATGTCATCAGTTCAGTTTTTCTGAGTGTGGGCGCAGGCATGGCTCTTCCATATCTGATAATGGCAGTTTTTCCGGCACTGGCAACCAAGTTTCCCAAACCGGGAGCATGGACTGTCTGGATCGAGCGCGCAGCAGGCTTTTTTCTCGCCGGAACATGCATTTATCTGCTCAGCATTCTACCGGAAAATATGTTTATCCCCACCCTTATTTTTATGTGGTTCACCTCGGTCGCCGCGTGGATGTGGGGACTTGCTGCGGGCAGTGACAGCAAGGGCGGCATGTACCTTTTGCGCATAGCAGCACTTTGCTTGTGCCTTGCAGCCGGATTTTGGGCATCAACGCCGCCAGTTCGTACAGCGCACTGGATTAATTTCCAGCAGGAAGACTTCACTGCCCGTCTTGGTAAAGAACCGATGCTGGTTGAATTTACAGCTGATTGGTGTCCGTCATGCAAAGTTCTGGAACAAACGACACTCACTCCGACAAACCTGAATCGCTGGCAGGAAAAATACGGACTGGTTTACATAAAAGTGGACCTGACATCACCGGATAAGAGCGCAGATGCATTTTTGCGAGCACTCGGCAGCAGCTCGATTCCTCTTGCAGCCATATTCAATACCGGTGAGGATTCAAAATCTCCAACGGTGATCAGAGACCTGTACACCACCGGACAAATGGATGATGCACTGGAACAAACTCTCAAATAGAATTTATGGCCGGAATACCTCGGTATTCCGGCCATTTTTACTTTAAAATTACTGCCACGAGTCCCCTGCCCGCAATTTGCGAAATTTAGCGTCGCAAGTCTGAAAATTTTTTATTTTGACTGAAGCTAAGCACGAACTCATTTATTTAAGCTCGACTTAATCCGGTCGTCAGCTTCTTGCCCCTTTACGGCAGGGCTTCTGTCAGTTATCTATTTTGATTCGATATCCAATTATCAAATTTAAATTCAGAAAATATAAAGGAAGCATATGCTCAACTTTCAACTTTTCATTCCTACCCGTATAATTTTCGGCCCCGGCAAACTGGCCGAGCTGGCAACAACTCCCAATCTGCCTAAAGGTGACAAAGCCATGATCGTCATCGGCGAATCAGGCGCAATGATTACAAACGGCTATCTCGACAAAGTTCAAGCTGCGCTGGCCAAACAGAATGTTTCAACCTTGGTTTTTGATAAAATTTCTCCCAATCCCCAGTCTGACCAGATAGATGAAGCAGCAAAAATCGCCCGCGATAAAAAGATTGATTTCATCGTAGCCCTCGGTGGCGGCTCAACAATCGATGCAGCCAAAGCGATAGCTCTGCTGCTCACCAATGTTGGTAAATGCTGGGATTACATCCAGTCCGGCTCCGGCGGTGGTATTAATGCTGAAAATCCTGCAGCACCGCTTATCGCCATCCCCACCACTTCCGGTACAGGTTCCGAAGCGGATCAATGGGCTGTTATCAACAAGTCAGGCGGAGCAGAAAAAATCAGCCTCGGCAATGATTCAACTTTTCCGGCAATGTCTATAGTCGACCCCGAACTGATGATCAGTGTGCCGCCCCGCATGACCGCATACACAGGTATCGATGCTTTTTTCCATGCCGTTGAGACATTTGTCTCCACCAAGCATCAACCTGTGAGTGATATGCTCGCCCTTGAGTCAGTCCACCTCATCAGCAACTACCTGCCCATGGCAATTGCCGAAGGCGACAACATTGAAGGGCGTACAGTTATGGCATGGGCCAGCACTGCCGCAGGTATGTGTGAAACCCTGTCCCGCTGTATTTCCCAGCATTCTTTAGAGCATGCATTAAGTGCAAAGTATCCTACGCTGCCGCACGGTCTCGGCCTTGCAAAGCTCTCTGTTCCATATTTCAAACGCCTCATTCCCGGAAGCCCTGACCGTTTCGAAGACCTCGCCATGGCCATGGGCTATGATACCCAGTCCATTGATGAAAACATGCGTGCGACAATCTTTCTCGAAGGATTACGCAATCTGCTCGAACGTACCGGATTCAACGACGAGTCACTCAAAACATACGGAGCAAAAGAGGAAGATGTGCCCGAACTTGTCGCTATAGCCTACGAAACTATGGGTAAACTTTTCGACTTCACTCCCACTGATATGACTCAGGAAGACCTCGAATGCATCATGTCCGAGGCTATTGCGAGTTAATGAGTCGTTAAAATTTTGCATTACAGGGCCTCCGGTGGATCAGTTACCCTTTTGCTTTGAAGCGATCAGCTTTAAAATTAAAGGATCTTCCTTCCGGAGGCTTAAACTCTTTATCGAGAAAGTGTTTATTCCGCTGTCACGACCCTCAGGACTCGCAGAAAGGCAGCTTTCCCAAAGGGTGAACGTCAAAATTGCAAAAAAAAACGATTAAAGCTGAGGATTAATACCTCCTGCCTCCCGCTTTGCATAAAAGCGCAAGCCTCCTGAACTTTAACAGTAGACAAAAGCTTACATTTATTTATAAATTATTGACAATTGGAAGACCTTGGTTGTTGACATTTAAGTCTTCCCATTTATAAATATAAGTGCGGACAATTAAAGAGTTCTGGAAAAGGGATGGGGAATCCTAAAGCCTGTGAAGGGATGGGTGGAGTATGCATGACTAAGAAAAGCAGAAAAATAGTTCAATGTCCGTTTTGCGACAGCAACCGTTTATATTTCAGACGGGGGCTAGTTTCTGACGTGCTTATTTCTCTGCTGCTCCCGCTCAAATCGTACACATGTGGCTCATGCAGCCGCAGCTTTCGCCGCTTTGGCAACTACTTCACCAGTAAACAGGCTCTCGTACATGTTTTCGGCCTGCTGGCTATTTTGGCATTGATCAATCCACAGGCACTAAATCCTCAGAACTGGTTCCTCGAAGAACAGAAAATTGAAGTCAAAACTACAGATACAGAAAAAGCTGCATACGACCTTTCCGTTGAACAGGAAAATCCACTCTTAGAAACAACTGCCGTTACGGATATTCCTCTACTGAGTATGGCCATTACAAACTCAACAAACAGCTCTTTCATTGTTGAAAATGGCACAATTTCAGTTATAAGCAATGCTACAAACAGCACATTTACAAAGAACATCCCTACGGCCAATACAACTTCTTCGACCATACTCAGTTTTAATGGAACAGATGTTATAAATGCCACAGAACATGTGGAAAAAGAACAGATCACAAAGAGTACGCCTGAACCAGTTGAAGAAAAACACGGATTACAAAACGGCAAGCTGAAATCTATCTACTTCAAAGCGGTGGACGGTAAAACAAGAATTAATCTGGACCTTGGCGGTTCACCTTTGTCATACACGTCCTTTTTCCTGCGCACTCCGGACAGGCTGGTCGTGGATATACATGGCAACTGGGACTATTTCGGCCCGACGACCCTGAAACCGGAAAACCCTATTTTCTCAAAATTCAGGATCGGAATCTACGATGATAAAATCCGTATGGTAATGGACCTTAAAGGCCAGACACCTGCTCCCGTGATCACTAAAACCGGAACAGGCCTTAATATTGATGTAAAATAATTTCCCTGACCGGGAAAAAGAAAAGGCCCCCGAAGGGGCCGTCTGTAAAATATCCAAAGGCTCTTTAATCTATATAAATGATATCAAAATCATCACCGGTGATGCAGCGTCCGCCATCTTTAGTTACCTCAAAGGTATTTTCTACACCGACCATACCTACACCGGCAATCCCCTGCTTGGGTTCGAGAGCGAAAACCATTCCTTCCTCGATAGGTAAATCAAAACCCTTTGCGATGGGAGGAAAACCGTCAACGGTCAGCCCTATTCCATGCCCGATGAAAGGAACCTTGCATTCGCCAATACCCATAAACCCGTCTGTATACCCGTACTTCTGAGCCTGCTCGATAAGCATTGAATAGATGTCACTGACGATAACTCCGGGTTTCAGGTTTTCAGCTGCAAGGGTTTGCATATCCTGACAGAAAAGCTGCGCATCAAGCACTTCTTTAGGAATGGAGTCCTTGGAGCCGGCCCAATAAACCTGTGTTTTATCAGTGTGATATCCCTCAAGAACAAAACCTGCATCAACGGAGAGAGGCGAATTCATATCCCACATTTTTTCCGCGCTGCCCATATAAGGCGAAACAGGATGCACGCCGCGTAAACCGAGCGGGCCATTAAAAGAACTGGGGTAAATACCTGAATCTCCAGCCGAAACATGACCGAGGAAAATTTCTTCACCGAAAGTCTGCATACGCATATGGCCTTCGTGTCCAAGTTCGAAAAAAATATTCCAGATATATTTAGAAACTTCCATCTCGCTGATGCCGGGATCGAGGACTTCAGGCAGCACATCATAAAGCGCGATATTATGAAGTTCGCCGACTCTGCGCATTATTTCAAGCTCCCACTCAGACTTAACTGCACGGGCAAGGGCAAGAACCTTATCACCGGGAACAAATTTGACTTCAGGCATACGTGAAGTAAGCATTTCTCCAAGCTGCCAGGTAAGCCCTGCGGTTTCGGCTCCGATAATGTCAGACAGCGGTTGTCCAGCTTCTCTGGCAAGCGGCGAAATATCCTTGAAAGATTTAAATGGTACGATATTCCTGCAGGTACTTTCAATTCGCGCCCGCGAAATGGACCTGCGTACGAAAAGGACCGGCTCGCCTTCAAGCGGAAGCCATACAGCACCATTGACAAATGAACCGGAGAGGTAATAAATTTGCAACCGCGAAAAGCAAAGCATTCCGCCTGCGTCAGGTGCAACTTCAGCTAAAAAACGGCGGCACTTTGCCCAGCGTGCTTCAAGTTCACTGCGGGGAACAACAATATTTGAACTCATATCATTCATTGTGATACTCTCCTAAAAGTGTAAGCTATAAATATTACGGATTTTCAAGTAGATAAAAAAGTACCCTTATTTAAATGAGGGCAAAAGAGAACTTTGCAAGTAATCGGGCTTTACTGTAGCATGCACAAACTTTAACCGCCCGCGGAGAACATAATATGCTGCTGTTTGATGAAAAAAAGCTAGCCGCACTTCTTGATGAGGTCAAGGTTATTGCCGTAATCGGTGCAGTTGATAAACCCGGACGGCCTGTTGATATGGTCGGCCGTTATCTTATTGAAGCAGGTCTTAAAGTTATTCCGGTTCACCCTAAAAGACAGGATGTATGGGGAGTTAAGACCTATAAATCCATACTTGATATTCCTGAACCGATTGACATTGTCGATGTGTTCAGGGCGCCGCAGTTCTGTCCGGCCCACGCACAGGAATGCCTGCAACTTGATACACTGCCCGGTACTTTCTGGATGCAGCAGGGAATTTTCAGCCCTGAAGCCAGAGAGCTGTTGTCCAATAAAAATATTACCGTCATCGAAGATAGATGTTTGATGGTTGACCATAAAAGATTAGCAGGCAAAAAATAATGATTCAGGCTTTTGAATGTAAGATGTGCGGCCATTGCTGCCAAGGCGAAGGCGGCATTATCATGACTGCCGGTGATAGAAAAAGACTCGCTGATTTTCTAGGAATGTCTGAAGAAGATATGGTCAAAGAATACAGTGAAACAGTTAACGGTAAAATCCGCCTCCAATCCAGAGAAGACGGGTACTGTGTTTTTTTTAATGAAGGGTGCGGAGTTCATCCGGGCCGCCCTGATATATGCCGTGCATGGCCTTTTTTCCGAGGCAACCTGATTGATGAAATGAGCTGGGAAATGATTCAGGACTACTGTCCGGGCATTAACAAAGATGCCGGACACAAACAGTTTGTAATTCAAGGTAAAGAATACATAAAAAAAGAGGGACTGCGTCAGCATGATCCTGATGTAGCCCCTAACGCTCTCATCACTGAAGACGACTAAATCACACTATGAACACCAGACAAGCACAGAGCATTTTAAAAGTTGGGTCGGGCGCCAGCGAAGAAGACGTTAAACGTTCTTTCCGCAAACTTGCTTTCAGCATGCACCCGGATCTGAACCCCAGCCCTGATGCAGCTCAGGAGTTCCGTAAACTTAATGAAGCATACGTCTTCCTCAGAAATGTCGCAGGGAACAGTTCCTCCAGAAAAACATCAGCCGGACAAACCTGCGAGGCTCACCAGAAGACAGATTTCAAATCCCGGACAGACCGTAAAACTGCCTCTGACGGTGCAAAAGCTTATCAGAAACAACAGAGCAAACCCCACGCTGAAACACGTAAAAATACCACATCTAATGCACAGCAGAGCCGTTACTTTTTCCAAAAAGAAGAAGACGTTTTAAAAGATATTTTAAACGACCCTTTTGCCCGTCAGGTATTTGAAGATATCTACAGCCAGATAAGCAAGGATAAGCCCTTCCAAAAAGCAGCCGCTCCGGTCAAAGACCGCAAGCTCAATTTGAGCTGGGGTGAAAAAACAGCTTCTGTAGACGTATCATCCGGCCTGAAGGACGGGATAAAATCGTGGATGAAAGGACAGATGGATGATGAACAAACCGTCTACTTTCCTGCCGCTACACTCATTCCCGGACGCAATATCCGCATCACTATTCAGCAGGGTATCCGCAAAAAAGTAAAAACACTCGAAATAACCCTGCCCCGCGACTTCGTGATAGGCCGCGCCATAAGGCTCAAAGGTCAAGGCAGGCACTTAGGTCCATTCAAAGGCGATCTGTATCTTCGCATAATGGCTAAATAAGTTTTCATCCCGTTTACGGCCCTGCCTTCTGCAACAAAATTCTATTGTTTCTACATTTTCTCTTGTTTTCCTTTGATTTTTTTACTAGCCCCTATAGATAGAACAGAACCGTAATACTCTGCCTATGGGCAGCCGTTCTTCCAGATGTATTTCTGCATCACGGAAAATATACACCCTCATTCTTGAATATAATGTTCTGCGGTTCAATATGAATTTAAAAACCTTAAGGGGGCCCCTCTCATGCTGGCTATTCTTGACTACAAGGCCGGAAACCAGACCAGTGTTCAGCGCGCGCTGAATAAGCTTGGAATTCCCAACGAAATCACTTCGGATAAAGATAAGCTGTCCAAAGCCACAGGGATAATCTTCCCGGGCGTAGGCGCAGCAGGACAGGCTATGGATGAACTCACATCCGGCGGGCTTGATGAACTTCTCAAAGGTCTCGTGCAACAGAAAAAGCCATTGCTAGGTATCTGTGTCGGTTGTCAGATTCTTCTCGACTACAGTGAAGAAAACAACACAAAAGCACTTTCTGTCATCCCCGGTGAATGCCGCCTGTTCAATCCTTCATGGGAAGATTACGAAGGCGTGCCCATCAGAGTTCCCCATATGGGCTGGAACCAGATTGAACTAAAGCAGGACTGTATACTTTTCAAAGACATAGATCCCGAATCATATTTCTATTTTGTTCACAGCTACTATCCTGCTCCCGAAGAAAAATTCATCATCGGTGAAACAACATACGGCCGCCCATTCTGCTCGCTGCATGGTCGCGAAGGACTGTGGGCTGTACAATTTCACCCTGAAAAAAGCGGTAATCCCGGCCTGAAAATGCTCTCTAATTTCTACGAATACTGCAAGGAGGTTTCCGGTGCTTAGTAAAAGAATCATACCTTGCCTGGATGTAAGGAACGGAATCCTCACCAAGGGCGTTAAATTCGAAAACAACGTAGATATCGGCGATCCCGTCGAAACTGCCAAGCTCTATTATGAGCAGGGCGCAGACGAAATCGTATTCTACGATATCACAGCCTCTTCCGAAGGACGCGGTATTTTTTTAGATGTTGTTGAACGTGTTGCTTCAGAAATTTTTATTCCTTTCTCTGTTGGCGGCGGCATCAATTCCGTTGAGGACATGCGCGCAGTTCTGCTCGCCGGAGCCGAAAAAGTTTCCGTGAACTCAGGTGCTGTGAAAAATCCTGACATCATCAGCGAAGGGGCAGCAGCTTTCGGTTCTCAGTGCATCGTACTGGGCATGGACGTAAAACGCGTTCCTGTCACCGAACAGATTCCATCCGGTTTCGAAATTGTTATCAACGGCGGACGTAAATTCATGGGCATCGATGCTCTAGAATGGGCCAAAACCTGCGAAGCACTTGGAGCAGGTGAAATCTGCCTTAACTCCATTGATGCAGACGGAACCAAAGATGGTTACGACCTTGAATTGACAAAGCTCATATCTGAAAGTGTGCAAGTGCCGGTTATCGCCTCAGGCGGAGCCGGACATCCACAGCATATGGTTGACGCGGTGACTAAAGGGCGTGCTTCCGCTGCGCTCATAGCCTCCATCGTTCACTACGGCGAATATACGATTCCCGACCTTAAAGAGTATATGACCTCCAAAGGCGTGCGCATGCGTAGCAGCTGGTAGAAAAATTGTGCCTTCGGCGATTTTTCAAAA harbors:
- the hisH gene encoding imidazole glycerol phosphate synthase subunit HisH, with product MLAILDYKAGNQTSVQRALNKLGIPNEITSDKDKLSKATGIIFPGVGAAGQAMDELTSGGLDELLKGLVQQKKPLLGICVGCQILLDYSEENNTKALSVIPGECRLFNPSWEDYEGVPIRVPHMGWNQIELKQDCILFKDIDPESYFYFVHSYYPAPEEKFIIGETTYGRPFCSLHGREGLWAVQFHPEKSGNPGLKMLSNFYEYCKEVSGA
- the hisF gene encoding imidazole glycerol phosphate synthase subunit HisF; the encoded protein is MLSKRIIPCLDVRNGILTKGVKFENNVDIGDPVETAKLYYEQGADEIVFYDITASSEGRGIFLDVVERVASEIFIPFSVGGGINSVEDMRAVLLAGAEKVSVNSGAVKNPDIISEGAAAFGSQCIVLGMDVKRVPVTEQIPSGFEIVINGGRKFMGIDALEWAKTCEALGAGEICLNSIDADGTKDGYDLELTKLISESVQVPVIASGGAGHPQHMVDAVTKGRASAALIASIVHYGEYTIPDLKEYMTSKGVRMRSSW